One genomic region from Rhizomicrobium palustre encodes:
- a CDS encoding Tat pathway signal sequence domain protein codes for MKKDLTTVSRRAALQIGAGLAMAAQASGPASARPHKAVSPVSVSWLDGAPNADAAAVWGCPWPQGALPKSTRFHLSGEKAGGVPLQSWPLAYWPDGSLKWTGHAACVPKGAGKLAVAPGTPLRPDDALVVDKADGKIRIRSGSLLLVLPMKGPVLIETVALDGKVLARQGRLNVLRRDRAETGEGATQTDGFSGEIEAAVIEQSGPVRAVVRFDGHYSNGARRWLPFSVRLSLIAGSNSLKLAHSFVFDSDGQKDFISGMGLKFDVPLADELHNRHIRFGGDKGGVWAEAVRNLPGWAEKKFAYAAQFRTQLDGRKVPALAEMDEKSRGQLQSVAAWGDFKLTQLSPDHFAISKRTTSKACWLSADHGKRASGLAYIGGVSGGVVFGQEDFWQCHPSALEITGARGEAATAAIWFWSSDAPAMDMRHYDTEGHGLEINYEDVQPGHSTPLGVARTTTAVLRFVSSTPSRREFSAMSKNHGKPPVLLADREAIHAAGVFGCWSLVDRSTPEKAEVEDKLAALTSFYEKEIDRRQWYGFWNYGDVCHSYDSDRHSWRYDVGGYAWANSELVPDLWFWYAFLRSGKPELFRMAEAMTRHTSEVDTYHIGPFAMLGSRHNVVHWGCGAKEARISQALLRRMYYYLTADERTGDIMAAMVDADSALVANDPLREILPPSAYPTHARSGPDWFAFASNWFTAWERTGETRWRDKILTGMKDLAAMPDGLFSGTPFGYDPATGHLHDLGLAFKYSYHLATIFGGAEFMFELLPLLPHKEFAEAWLRYCQYYNAPEEERRRVINPAATNKHFGYPAWHARLTAYAAKMKGDSALAQRAWDEVFYGAGQMPSSHSPLQIDKVAPPEVLDDLEEMPWLGGTNHASQWSLNLMALLALVPEAAPKDLRGVWKPQKL; via the coding sequence ATGAAAAAGGACCTTACCACAGTGTCGCGTCGTGCCGCTCTGCAGATCGGAGCGGGTCTAGCGATGGCAGCCCAAGCTTCTGGTCCGGCATCGGCACGTCCGCATAAGGCCGTCTCTCCTGTTTCTGTCAGCTGGTTGGATGGGGCGCCTAACGCTGATGCGGCTGCTGTTTGGGGCTGTCCTTGGCCACAAGGGGCCTTACCGAAATCGACCCGCTTCCATCTTTCGGGAGAGAAAGCTGGCGGTGTTCCATTGCAAAGCTGGCCCTTAGCCTATTGGCCCGATGGCTCCCTGAAATGGACCGGCCATGCCGCTTGCGTGCCCAAAGGCGCGGGCAAATTGGCTGTCGCGCCGGGGACACCGTTACGTCCTGATGATGCTTTGGTGGTTGATAAGGCGGATGGCAAAATACGCATTCGCTCGGGCAGTCTGCTGCTGGTGCTGCCAATGAAAGGGCCAGTGCTGATTGAAACGGTGGCGCTAGACGGCAAAGTTCTCGCGCGCCAGGGCCGCCTCAACGTGCTCCGCCGTGATCGGGCGGAAACCGGCGAAGGGGCTACACAAACTGACGGCTTCTCCGGTGAAATCGAGGCGGCGGTGATCGAGCAATCCGGTCCTGTTCGCGCTGTGGTACGTTTTGATGGGCATTACAGCAATGGCGCACGTCGCTGGCTGCCGTTCTCGGTGCGCCTCTCGCTCATTGCGGGCTCGAACAGTCTGAAGCTGGCGCACAGCTTCGTCTTTGATAGCGACGGCCAGAAGGATTTCATCTCCGGTATGGGTCTCAAATTCGATGTTCCCCTGGCGGATGAATTGCATAACCGCCATATCCGATTTGGCGGCGACAAGGGTGGCGTCTGGGCTGAAGCGGTGCGCAATTTACCCGGATGGGCCGAGAAGAAATTCGCTTACGCTGCGCAATTCCGTACCCAGCTTGACGGTCGCAAAGTGCCTGCGCTCGCTGAAATGGATGAGAAATCCCGAGGCCAGTTGCAAAGCGTTGCGGCCTGGGGTGATTTTAAGCTGACGCAGCTCAGCCCCGATCATTTCGCCATTTCTAAGCGTACGACCTCTAAGGCCTGCTGGCTCTCCGCCGATCATGGCAAGCGCGCGTCAGGCCTTGCTTATATTGGCGGCGTCTCCGGTGGCGTGGTGTTCGGCCAGGAAGATTTTTGGCAGTGCCACCCTTCCGCGCTTGAAATCACGGGTGCCCGCGGCGAGGCGGCTACGGCGGCGATCTGGTTCTGGTCGTCCGATGCGCCGGCCATGGATATGCGCCATTACGATACCGAAGGCCACGGCCTCGAAATCAATTACGAGGATGTGCAGCCGGGGCATTCCACGCCATTGGGCGTCGCGCGCACCACCACCGCAGTCTTGCGCTTCGTCTCTTCTACACCCTCGCGCCGCGAATTTTCCGCAATGAGCAAAAATCACGGCAAGCCGCCAGTCCTGCTCGCGGATCGTGAAGCAATCCACGCGGCAGGCGTGTTCGGTTGCTGGTCATTGGTGGATCGCTCAACACCAGAGAAAGCCGAGGTGGAAGACAAGCTCGCGGCACTCACCAGCTTTTATGAAAAAGAAATCGACCGCCGCCAGTGGTATGGTTTCTGGAACTATGGCGATGTCTGCCACAGCTATGATTCTGATCGCCATAGCTGGCGTTATGACGTCGGCGGTTATGCCTGGGCCAACAGCGAACTCGTGCCCGATTTGTGGTTCTGGTACGCGTTCCTGCGCAGCGGTAAGCCGGAATTGTTCCGCATGGCCGAGGCGATGACGCGCCATACCAGCGAAGTCGATACCTATCACATCGGTCCCTTCGCCATGCTGGGTTCGCGTCACAACGTCGTGCATTGGGGCTGCGGCGCCAAAGAGGCGCGGATCAGTCAGGCGCTGCTGCGGCGCATGTATTACTACCTCACCGCCGACGAACGCACGGGCGATATCATGGCCGCGATGGTCGACGCCGATAGCGCGCTGGTCGCGAACGATCCCTTGCGGGAAATCCTGCCGCCTTCGGCCTATCCAACGCACGCACGCAGCGGCCCGGATTGGTTCGCCTTTGCCAGCAATTGGTTCACCGCATGGGAGCGCACCGGCGAGACGCGCTGGCGCGATAAGATCCTCACCGGGATGAAGGATCTTGCGGCTATGCCGGATGGTCTCTTCTCGGGCACGCCGTTCGGGTACGATCCCGCCACGGGCCATCTGCATGATCTCGGCCTGGCCTTCAAATACTCCTATCACCTCGCCACGATCTTCGGCGGGGCGGAGTTCATGTTCGAGCTTCTGCCGCTTTTGCCGCACAAGGAATTCGCGGAGGCGTGGCTGCGCTATTGCCAGTATTACAACGCTCCGGAAGAAGAGCGGCGCCGTGTCATAAATCCCGCCGCCACCAACAAGCATTTCGGCTATCCGGCATGGCATGCGCGGCTCACCGCCTATGCGGCCAAGATGAAAGGCGATTCTGCGCTGGCGCAGCGCGCCTGGGACGAGGTGTTTTATGGGGCCGGGCAGATGCCGTCGTCCCACAGCCCCTTGCAGATCGATAAAGTCGCGCCGCCAGAGGTTCTAGACGATCTTGAAGAGATGCCGTGGCTGGGTGGCACCAACCACGCCTCGCAATGGTCGCTGAACCTCATGGCTTTGCTGGCTTTGGTGCCTGAAGCGGCGCCAAAGGACCTGCGTGGCGTCTGGAAGCCGCAAAAGCTCTAG
- a CDS encoding DUF6250 domain-containing protein, with amino-acid sequence MRHLETKSLLGSIQTMISKRPLFGALLIFIGTQTFAQTPGNIGKLQSSDRSAILFQDDFQNGDQWLGEFEEAGELRFAKGMIDIVAPKGATLWFRPKLSGPLEIEYQVQAVAEGGPFDRVSDLNCFFMATDPLRPKDFFSPARSGKFEDYNTLRMYYVGLGGNRNTTTRFRRYIGDPQERPLLPENDRSQPQDMIQPNAWQTIRITVHGSDIRYFRDDVKLFHYDDPAPYREGWFGLRTTLNHMRVRNFRVYRLN; translated from the coding sequence ATGCGTCACTTGGAAACGAAGTCTTTACTCGGGAGTATCCAGACCATGATTTCAAAACGCCCATTGTTTGGAGCGCTTCTTATTTTCATTGGTACACAGACCTTTGCGCAAACCCCTGGAAATATTGGCAAACTGCAATCTTCCGACCGCAGCGCGATCCTTTTCCAAGACGATTTTCAAAACGGCGATCAGTGGCTCGGTGAGTTTGAAGAGGCTGGCGAGCTTCGATTTGCGAAAGGGATGATCGATATTGTCGCGCCTAAGGGTGCGACGCTGTGGTTCAGGCCGAAACTCTCCGGTCCGCTCGAAATCGAGTATCAGGTACAGGCTGTCGCAGAAGGTGGCCCCTTTGACCGGGTGAGCGATCTTAATTGTTTCTTTATGGCGACCGACCCGCTGCGCCCGAAGGATTTCTTCTCGCCTGCGCGAAGCGGCAAGTTCGAAGACTACAACACCCTTCGGATGTATTACGTGGGCTTAGGCGGAAACCGGAATACGACCACGCGCTTCCGCCGCTATATCGGCGATCCTCAAGAACGCCCGCTGCTGCCGGAAAACGACCGCTCCCAGCCGCAGGACATGATCCAACCCAATGCGTGGCAGACCATTCGCATCACCGTTCATGGTAGCGATATCCGCTACTTCCGGGATGATGTGAAGCTATTCCATTACGACGATCCCGCGCCCTATCGCGAGGGATGGTTCGGCCTGCGCACCACGCTGAACCATATGCGGGTGCGCAATTTCCGTGTTTATCGCCTGAACTAG